The stretch of DNA AATTTAATCGACATCgtattgttaaaattaaaaggaataagggtcaaataggccactgaactacacacaaaaatgcaattaggccatcgaactaaaaaataatgcaattgggtccctgaactacacaaattcatgcaatttcatCCAAAATGACCTGTTTTACCTGATATaccggttaccaattttaaaaataatattttaaaataattttaaataaaataattaattaaaattaaaattgaaattaaaaaaataataataataaactgcCGGCCGGAGACGAATCgtctccggccatggagacgaggACCTTCGTCTCCATAGGTCTCCTTGCCATGGAGACGAATCATCTCTTCGTCTccttggccggagacgaagcgGACCTTCATCTCCATAGCCAGGAGACGAAGGGCCTCGTCTCCATGGCTGGAGACGAAGGTCTTCGTCTCCAGCCATGGAGACGAGGTCCTTCGTCTCCATAGCCAGGAGACGAAGGTTCCTTCGTCtcctggccatggagacgaatcGTCTCTTCGTCTCCTTGGCCGGAGAAGAAGTGGACCTTCGTCTccttggccggagacgaagccgaccttcgtctccatggccaggagaaccttcgtctcctggctatggagacgaaggtcgtcgtctccatggccggagCCGGAGACGAAGACGAAGctccggccatggagacgaggCCGGCCGGAGACGATTCGTCTCCGGCCGGtagtttttttttcaatttttttttcaattttaattatttattttattttaaatattatttttaaaataggtaACCGGTACATCAGGTAAAACAGGTCATTTTGGATGAAATTGCATGAATTCGtatagttcagggacccaattgcattgttttttagttcagtggcctaattgcatttttgtgtgtagttcagtggccaatttgacccttattccatttttttttaatatttaatcttACATGTACTCCATCTCATTTGATTAAAGCTATGTCATTAAAAAATAGTCCAAATCAGCAGAAGACTGACACCATGTCATAGTGTTTACCGGNAAACACTCACTTCACTATTATTGGAAATGAGAATTgaacttattagttattagttaGAGTATAAAGATTGTTAATAGCAACAACTAAAAAGGTCCAAAGACGGGTCACTAACAATAATATGGGATTTGGGAACTAGTTAGATTAagtaaaaaatgtcaaatagtcCTTAAACTTTACTCGAAAGTACAATTAAATCCctgaatttcaaaaaaaatgcaattgaacACTCAAACTTGTCATTTTACCTGTTGAGAAGGctataacaattttaatttatttattgtggtCAACATGCATAATTTTACCACTTCAATTTGACAAGTTTGaatgtttaattgcacttttttttaagTTCAGGGTCTAATTAGACTTGGTACGCCATTAAATATTCAATTACTAGAGagtttgtaaaataaaaaaataaaataacccCCAAACGGCAAGAAATGCACCATGGTCTTCAATAAGTGATTATTTGAGCCATAAAccgattttttttttgcgcCTAGCATTTTTTGTAGGTTTCCGGTAAAGTGTATGACATGTCGTCGGTTTGAAAGCTGATGTGGCTTATTTGTTAATGActtggaataataataataataataataaactaagaGTTGGAAACAATAAGCGCTAGTTTTTCTACTGACGACACCCAACACCAATTTTAGTTTACaccaattttagtttattactattattattaggaatttGGAAGCCTGGTTCGACGTGATGCTAGGTTTATACCCAGCCCATTTCACCCGGTAGAATTGCCGaccaattttagtttattactattattattaggaatttGGAAGCCTGGTTCGACGTGATGCTAGGTTTATACCCAGCCCATTTCACCCGGTAGAATTGCCGaccaattttagtttattactattattattaggaatttGGAAGCCTGGTTCGACGTGATGCTAGGTTTATACCCAGCCCATTTCACCCGGTAGAATTGCCGaccaattttagtttattactattattattaggaatttGGAAGCCTGGTTCGACGTGATGCTAGGTTTATACCCAGCCCATTTCACCCGGTAGAATTGCCGaccaattttagtttattactattattattaggaatttGGAAGCCTGGTTCGACGTGATGCTAGGTTTATACCCAGCCCATTTCACCCGGTAGAATTGCCGaccaattttagtttattactattattattaggaatttGGAAGCCTGGTTCGACGTGATGCTAGGTTTATACCCAGCCCATTTCACCCGGTAGAATTGCCGATTTGAGTGGGCGTAGAGCGTGTCTTGGTTTGAAAAATTCTTGCTGCTATCCTTCATGACAGAAGCTTATTTTAAGTTGATATTTCTCTGGGTAAAAAATCTACTTTGCAAGCCTTAAGTTGATACTTCTCTGTATCTTCTGCATACAAATCTACTTTGCAAACCTTAGCTGGATTAGATCATGTTGCTGTTCTTTGTGAAGTTGTGGATAGTGATGGCTCTATGGCTAGATTACCAAGGCTTCGTCAATTTGCATAGCCTTCTTGATTGTACAAACTCAATTACTTCCTCCACTTCTGCGCAAGTTGGGCGAACCCCATAGCTCTGTCAAACATGAATCCACGCAGAAGTTGTCAAAAATCGACCCACCGGAAGATTAACGAGTCGTCGATTCAGACTGGCATTTGCTGTGGCTTTGGATTTGGGTGCAGTTGCCGATTTCGCCGGATGGAATTCAAACGGTAGAATTTGGGGAAAATGGAAATAGTCGTGGATTGACtcttagttcttttttttttttttttttaatatttaatcttACATGTACTCCATCTCATTTGATTAAAGCCATGTCATTAAAAAATAAGTCCAAATCAGCAGAAAATTGACACCATGTCATAATGTTTACCGGAAAACTTACAAAAAAGGCTAGGcgcaaaaaaaaatttagtttatgTCTCAAATAATTACTTATTGAAGACcatggtgcgggatgaataATCGTGattggttcatggtgcgggatgacattTTAGcctaatttattatatatgtcaGAAACTTAATAGTGAATGTTGTCAACCTAGGAATAAGAGAATAGAGTGACGAGAGTAATGATTCCATCCCACTTCGTATTTTCCGCTTTGCTACGGGCGTAAAGCTTGCTTACCCTTACTTGTTGCAGAAATGTCTGATGGAGAGGAGACCCCCGCGATCATCCGGCGCTTTAAGAACCGCGATGAGAGACCCCAGCACGGGGAGACCAACCGACCGCGCGAGCCTCAGCTCCCCCGGCGCAGATGCCGATTTTGCGCAGTCGCCAGAGCTCGGTGTCCACCACGACAGATGTCCCGGCGCCTGGATTCGGGCCCACCGCCCCTCATGGGTGGCCCGTTAATGTCCTTCCCTCATATTTTGTTTGCTCAAAGACCTTTTAAGCCTGCACCACCAACCTTGCGATCTAAGTCCTCTTCGCCCGGGCAACGCGGGACTGCTTACATTTTTGCTCGCAtaatgtaataccccgtattttcctaacattattattttaataaNttcaatttttttttcaattttaattatttattttattttaaatattatttttaaaataggtaACCGGTACATCAGGTAAAACAGGTCATTTTGGATGAAATTGCATGAATTCGtatagttcagggacccaattgcattgttttttagttcagtggcctaattgcatttttgtgtgtagttcagtggccaatttgacccttattccatttttttttaatatttaatcttACATGTACTCCATCTCATTTGATTAAAGCTATGTCATTAAAAAATAGTCCAAATCAGCAGAAGACTGACACCATGTCATAGTGTTTACCGGAAAACCTACAAAAAAGGCAaggcgcaaaaaaaaaaaaaaaagtttatggctcaaataatcacttattgaagaccatggtgcgggatgaataATCGTgattcatggtgcgggatgacactttagcttttttatataatttctcTAAAACTTATTGATGAAAAAAACTGCATAAAAAACtattattaaaaactaaaaactataAGAAACTAGCTAGAAATAAATAGATCTAAGAAAAAATGTGTCTATTTGGCAGAAGCAATTAGTGCTTGGGCTTCTGCTGGAGTTGGAAGTGCTGGAATGGCTCCTTTCTGAGTTGTGCATAGTGCTCCACATGCATTTGCAAACTTCAATGCTTCTTTCAACTTCCCTTCATCCTACATTCACCCATATTAACACATCAGTTGTGGGGTTCAAATTccaccaaattaaaaataccAGACAACTGAAGatacttaattaaaataaaaatttaaattgaaatttaaataattaaatcaatCAAACCTGGACAACTGAAGGATCCTTGGCTATGGAAACCAGAAGAGAACCAACAAAGGAATCTCCTGCACCTGTTGTGTCTACTGTCTTCACCGCTAATCCGCCCACACTCCCTTTAAAACTCTGTTTCATTCCCAACAAATCAGCCAACAAATCAACtctgttttattattattattattttattattgttattattgttattattattattatcctcgAGTAGATTTGAGTATTGAGTACATACCTTAGTGAAATATCGGCAGCCCTTGGGGCCATCGGTGACGATGAGGAGCTTCAAGTTATCATGCCAGAGCGACATAACAGACTCCTCTTTCGCCGGATCTTTCTGCGTCAGAAACTGAACTTCATCGTCGCTGACCTTGATGAAATCCGGCTCCTTCCAGATGCTCATGATGCCGCTTCTCGCGGCGTCCTCCGACGGCCAGAGCGGGAGGCGGACGTTCGGATCGTACGATAACAAAACGCCGGCGGCCTTCGCCGCCTTCATCGCCGCCAAGTGCGCCGACCTGACCGGCTCGGAGATGAGGCTGATGGAGCCGTAGTGGAAGATCTTCGCCGCCTTGATGAGCGCCGTGTTCAGCTCCGCCTCCTTGAGCAGCATGTCGGCGCTAGGGTTCCGGTAGAACATGAACTCCCGCTCGCCGTTGCTCTTCAGCGTCACGAACGCCAGCGCCGTCCTCGCGTCCTTGTCGAAGCACACGCCCTCGCTGTTCACGCCGTTCTTCTTCAGAATGTCCACCAGCATCCGCCCGAACTCGTCGTCGCCGACCTTGCCGATGAACGCCGACGCGCCGCCCAGCTTCGTGATGGCGCACGCCACATTTGCCGGCGCGCCGCCCGGAGCTTTCAGAAACCCCTTAGATTCCGCTAGCGACACTCCCGCCGTGTCCGGCACGAAATCGATCAACATCTCCCCGAAACACACAATGTTTGAGCTCGCCATCGCAGAAATCAATCAAGGTCAGTTTCTTCAATCTAAATCGCTGTTAACAATGGAAGGTGAATTGTTGATGAGATTAATTCTGAGAATGTAATATATAGAGGAATAAGGATAGGGTTAGCGTAAAAACGTAGGAGTTAGTCGTTATCGAGAAGACCGTTTTTGTTGTTTCAAATCCCACTTGCATGCAACTGCTTGTTGTTGACTGCAACAGTTCAAATGTTAAACTACAAATCCATCCCTTCTATTCCGCTTCCCTAGTTTATCACTTTATCCTATCCATTAGAGATAATTTAGACGGTAATAATATGGATCAGAACATAATTATTCAATAATgctaaaaattcattttaaatttttaatgccTTAGTTTGGAGGTTTATTTTAAGTATACTATTTACCAATCAACTTTTAGtagtaaattaaaaacaaaacaatttttttttgataaaaacaaaacatttgaAAAGTGAACTTTGATATACTAAACAagatttttcaatataataaaagaaCGGGAACCTATATGTGAGTGATTTGCCTTACAATGTGGGTCATGATATAACGTgcaaggcaaattataccatggcaATGATCCACATTGCAAGNNNNNNNNNNNNNNNNNNNNNNNNNNNNNNNNNNNNNNNNNNNNNNNNNNNNNNNNNNNNNNNNNNNNNNNNNNNNNNNNNNNNNNNNNNNNNNNNNNNNNNNNNNNNNNNNNNNNNNNNNNNNNNNNNNNNNNNNNNNNNNNNNNNNNNNNNNNNNNNNNNNNNNNNNNNNNNNNNNNNNNNNNNNNNNNNNNNNNNNNNNNNNNNNNNNNNNNNNNNNNNNNNNNNNNNNNNNNNNNNNNNNNNNNNNNNNNNNNNNNNNNNNNNNNNNNNNNNNNNNNNNNNNNNNNNNNNNNNNNNNNNNNNNNNNNNNNNNNNNNNNNNNNNNNNNNNNNNNNNNNNNNNNNNNNNNNNNNNNNNNNNNNNNNNNNNNNNNNNNNNNNNNNNNNNNNNNNNNNNNNNNNNNNNNNNNNNNNNNNNNNNNNNNNNNNNNNNNNNNNNNNNNNNNNNNNNNNNNNNNNNNNNNNNNNNNNNNNNNNNNNNNNNNNNNNNNNNNNNNNNNNNNNNNNNNNNNNNNNNNNNNNNNNNNNNNNNNNNNNNNNNNNNNNNNNNNNNNNNNNNNNNNNNNNNNNNNNNNNNNNNNNNNNNNNNNNNNNNNNNNNNNNNNNNNNNNNNNNNNNNNNNNNNNNNNNNNNNNNNNNNNNNNNNNNNNNNNNNNNNNNNNNNNNNNNNNNNNNNNNNNNNNNNNNNNNNNNNNNNNNNNNNNNNNNNNNNNNNNNNNNNNNNNNNNNNNNNNNNNNNNNNNNNNNNNNNNNNNNNNNNNNNNNNNNNNNNNNNNNNNNNNNNNNNNNNNNNNNNNNNNNNNNNNNNNNNNNNNNNNNNNNNNNNNNNNNNNNNNNNNNNNNNNNNNNNNNNNNNNNNNNNNNNNNNNNNNNNNNNNNNNNNNNNNNNNNNNNNNNNNNNNNNNNNNNNNNNNNNNNNNNNNNNNNNNNNNNNNNNNNNNNNNNNNNNNNNNNNNNNNNNNNNNNNNNNNNNNNNNNNNNNNNNNNNNNNNNNNNNNNNNNNNNNNNNNNNNNNNNNNNNNNNNNNNNNNNNNNNNNNNNNNNNNNNNNNNNNNNNNNNNNNNNNNNNNNNNNNNNNNNNNNNNNNNNNNNNNNNNNNNNNNNNNNNNNNNNNNNNNNNNNNNNNNNNNNNNNNNNNNNNNNNNNNNNNNNNNNNNNNNNNNNNNNNNNNNNCCCGCCGTGTCCGGCACGAAATCGATCAACATCTCCCCGAAACACACAATGTTTGAGCTCGCCATCGCAGAAATCAATCAAGGTCAGTTTCTTCAATCTAAATCGCTGTTAACAATGGAAGGTGAATTGTTGATGAGATTAATTCTGAGAATGTAATATATAGAGGAATAAGGATAGGGTTAGCGTAAAAACGTAGGAGTTAGTCGTTATCGAGAAGACCGTTTTTGTTGTTTCAAATCCCACTTGCATGCAACTGCTTGTTGTTGACTGCAACAGTTCAAATGTTAAACTACAAATCCATCCCTTCTATTCCGCTTCCCTAGTTTATCACTTTATCCTATCCATTAGAGATAATTTAGACGGTAATAATATGGATCAGAACATAATTATTCAATAATgctaaaaattcattttaaatttttaatgccTTAGTTTGGAGGTTTATTTTAAGTATACTATTTACCAATCAACTTTTAGtagtaaattaaaaacaaaacaatttttttttgataaaaacaaaacatttgaAAAGTGAACTTTGATATACTAAACAagatttttcaatataataagaTAATTTAGACGGTAATAATATGGATCAGAACATAATTATTCAATAATgctaaaaattcattttaaatttttaatgccTTAGTTTGGAGGTTTATTTTAAGTATACTATTTACCAATCAACTTTTAGtagtaaattaaaaacaaaacaatttttttttgataaaaacaaaacatttgaAAAGTGAACTTTGATATACTAAACAagatttttcaatataataagaTAATTTAGACGGTAATAATATGGATCAGAACATAATTATNgttttttttttttttttttttaatatttaatcttACATGTACTCCATCTCATTTGATTAAAGCTATGTCATTAAAAAATAGTCCAAATCAGcagaaattttttttggaataagggtcaaattggccactgaactacacacaaaaatgcaattaggccactcaactaaaaaacaatgcaattgggtccctgaactatacgaattcatgcaatttcatccaaaataaCCTGTTTTACCTGATGTGCTGGTTACCAATTTtaataatgatattttaaaataattttaaataaaataattaattaaaattaaaattgaaattaaaaaaataataataataaactgcCGGCCGGAGACGAATCgtctccggccatggagacgaggACCTTCGTCTCCATAGGTCTCCTTGCCATGGAGACGAATCATCTCTTCGTCTccttggccggagacgaagcgGACCTTCATCTCCATAGCCAGGAGACGAAGGGCCTCGTCTCCATGGCTGGAGACGAAGGTCTTCGTCTCCAGCCATGGAGACGAGGTCCTTCGTCTCCATAGCCAGGAGACGAAGGTTCCTTCGTCtcctggccatggagacgaatcGTCTCTTCGTCTCCTTGGCCGGAGAAGAAGTGGACCTTCGTCTccttggccggagacgaagccgaccttcgtctccatggccaggagaaccttcgtctcctggctatggagacgaaggtcgtcgtctccatggccggagCCGGAGACGAAGACGAAGctccggccatggagacgaggCCGGCCGGAGACGATTCGTCTCCGGCCGGtagtttttttttcaatttttttttcaattttaattatttattttattttaaatattatttttaaaataggtaACCGGTACATCAGGTAAAACAGGTCATTTTGGATGAAATTGCATGAATTCGtatagttcagggacccaattgcattgttttttagttcagtggcctaattgcatttttgtgtgtagttcagtggccaatttgacccttattccatttttttttaatatttaatcttACATGTACTCCATCTCATTTGATTAAAGCTATGTCATTAAAAAATAGTCCAAATCAGCAGAAGACTGACACCATGTCATAGTGTTTACCGGAAAACCTACAAAAAAGGCAaggcgcaaaaaaaaaaaaaaaagtttatggctcaaataatcacttattgaagaccatggtgcgggatgaataATCGTgattcatggtgcgggatgacactttagcttttttatataatttctcTAAAACTTATTGATGAAAAAAACTGCATAAAAAACtattattaaaaactaaaaactataAGAAACTAGCTAGAAATAAATAGATCTAAGAAAAAATGTGTCTATTTGGCAGAAGCAATTAGTGCTTGGGCTTCTGCTGGAGTTGGAAGTGCTGGAATGGCTCCTTTCTGAGTTGTGCATAGTGCTCCACATGCATTTGCAAACTTCAATGCTTCTTTCAACTTCCCTTCATCCTACATTCACCCATATTAACACATCAGTTGTGGGGTTCAAATTccaccaaattaaaaataccAGACAACTGAAGatacttaattaaaataaaaatttaaattgaaatttaaataattaaatcaatCAAACCTGGACAACTGAAGGATCCTTGGCTATGGAAACCAGAAGAGAACCAACAAAGGAATCTCCTGCACCTGTTGTGTCTACTGTCTTCACCGCTAATCCGCCCACACTCCCTTTAAAACTCTGTTTCATTCCCAACAAATCAGCCAACAAATCAACtctgttttattattattattattttattattgttattattgttattattattattatcctcgAGTAGATTTGAGTATTGAGTACATACCTTAGTGAAATATCGGCAGCCCTTGGGGCCATCGGTGACGATGAGGAGCTTCAAGTTATCATGCCAGAGCGACATAACAGACTCCTCTTTCGCCGGATCTTTCTGCGTCAGAAACTGAACTTCATCGTCGCTGACCTTGATGAAATCCGGCTCCTTCCAGATGCTCATGATGCCGCTTCTCGCGGCGTCCTCCGACGGCCAGAGCGGGAGGCGGACGTTCGGATCGTACGATAACAAAACGCCGGCGGCCTTCGCCGCCTTCATCGCCGCCAAGTGCGCCGACCTGACCGGCTCGGAGATGAGGCTGATGGAGCCGTAGTGGAAGATCTTCGCCGCCTTGATGAGCGCCGTGTTCAGCTCCGCCTCCTTGAGCAGCATGTCGGCGCTAGGGTTCCGGTAGAACATGAACTCCCGCTCGCCGTTGCTCTTCAGCGTCACGAACGCCAGCGCCGTCCTCGCGTCCTTGTCGAAGCACACGCCCTCGCTGTTCACGCCGTTCTTCTTCAGAATGTCCACCAGCATCCGCCCGAACTCGTCGTCGCCGACCTTGCCGATGAACGCCGACGCGCCGCCCAGCTTCGTGATGGCGCACGCCACATTTGCCGGCGCGCCGCCCGGAGCTTTCAGAAACCCCTTAGATTCCGCTAGCGACACTCCCGCCGTGTCCGGCACGAAATCGATCAACATCTCCCCGAAACACACAATGTTTGAGCTCGCCATCGCAGAAATCAATCAAGGTCAGTTTCTTCAATCTAAATCGCTGTTAACAATGGAAGGTGAATTGTTGATGAGATTAATTCTGAGAATGTAATATATAGAGGAATAAGGATAGGGTTAGCGTAAAAACGTAGGAGTTAGTCGTTATCGAGAAGACCGTTTTTGTTGTTTCAAATCCCACTTGCATGCAACTGCTTGTTGTTGACTGCAACAGTTCAAATGTTAAACTACAAATCCATCCCTTCTATTCCGCTTCCCTAGTTTATCACTTTATCCTATCCATTAGAGATAATTTAGACGGTAATAATATGGATCAGAACATAATTATTCAATAATgctaaaaattcattttaaatttttaatgccTTAGTTTGGAGGTTTATTTTAAGTATACTATTTACCAATCAACTTTTAGtagtaaattaaaaacaaaacaatttttttttgataaaaacaaaacatttgaAAAGTGAACTTTGATATACTAAACAagatttttcaatataataagaTAATTTAGACGGTAATAATATGGATCAGAACATAATTATTCAATAATgctaaaaattcattttaaatttttaatgccTTAGTTTGGAGGTTTATTTTAAGTATACTATTTACCAATCAACTTTTAGtagtaaattaaaaacaaaacaatttttttttgataaaaacaaaacatttgaAAAGTGAACTTTGATATACTAAACAagatttttcaatataataagaTAATTTAGACGGTAATAATATGGATCAGAACATAATTATTCAATAATgctaaaaattcattttaaatttttaatgccTTAGTTTGGAGGTTTATTTTAAGTATACTATTTACCAATCAACTTTTAGtagtaaattaaaaacaaaacaatttttttttgataaaaacaaaacatttgaAAAGTGAACTTTG from Ipomoea triloba cultivar NCNSP0323 chromosome 7, ASM357664v1 encodes:
- the LOC116025922 gene encoding probable fructokinase-5, giving the protein MASSNIVCFGEMLIDFVPDTAGVSLAESKGFLKAPGGAPANVACAITKLGGASAFIGKVGDDEFGRMLVDILKKNGVNSEGVCFDKDARTALAFVTLKSNGEREFMFYRNPSADMLLKEAELNTALIKAAKIFHYGSISLISEPVRSAHLAAMKAAKAAGVLLSYDPNVRLPLWPSEDAARSGIMSIWKEPDFIKVSDDEVQFLTQKDPAKEESVMSLWHDNLKLLIVTDGPKGCRYFTKSFKGSVGGLAVKTVDTTGAGDSFVGSLLVSIAKDPSVVQDEGKLKEALKFANACGALCTTQKGAIPALPTPAEAQALIASAK